A portion of the Blautia hansenii DSM 20583 genome contains these proteins:
- the dapF gene encoding diaminopimelate epimerase: MEFYKYHSLGNDYLIYDCNKNQEALDKEKIVKLCNRNYGIGADGIVEGPYKKEGKMYVKVYNADGSEAEQGGNAIRIFAHYLKTIKEVQSESFSLYTKGGEVKLRFLNREGTRIQMTMGQLSFDSEKIGLTGPKREALHEYFNFGGEEYACTCVSVGNPHCVIITDEISRAKVCAIGKYSEVADYFPERINTQIVKVLDKNNIQIEIYERGVGYTLSSGTCSCAAAGAAYRLGLIDSDVMVHTPGGKLWTQIDENFNVKMIGSVKGICRIELFEDFFRQI; the protein is encoded by the coding sequence ATGGAATTTTATAAATATCACAGTTTGGGAAATGATTATCTTATTTATGACTGCAATAAAAATCAAGAGGCGCTGGATAAGGAGAAGATTGTCAAGCTTTGCAATCGCAATTATGGTATTGGAGCAGATGGAATTGTAGAAGGCCCTTATAAAAAAGAGGGGAAAATGTATGTGAAGGTTTACAATGCGGACGGCTCGGAGGCAGAGCAGGGAGGAAATGCTATCCGTATTTTTGCTCATTATTTAAAGACAATAAAAGAAGTACAAAGCGAAAGCTTTTCTCTCTACACAAAAGGGGGAGAAGTGAAGCTGCGTTTCCTGAACAGAGAGGGTACTCGAATTCAGATGACAATGGGACAGCTCTCCTTTGACAGTGAAAAAATAGGACTTACAGGACCAAAAAGAGAGGCGCTTCATGAGTATTTTAATTTTGGAGGGGAAGAATATGCGTGTACCTGTGTGTCTGTGGGAAATCCTCACTGTGTGATTATTACAGATGAGATTTCAAGGGCAAAGGTTTGTGCAATCGGAAAATATTCAGAGGTGGCAGATTATTTTCCGGAGCGTATCAATACTCAGATTGTAAAAGTGCTGGATAAAAACAATATTCAGATTGAAATTTATGAGCGAGGTGTAGGTTATACGCTGTCCTCGGGAACTTGCAGTTGTGCAGCAGCAGGGGCAGCATACAGACTGGGACTTATTGACTCTGATGTTATGGTACACACGCCGGGAGGAAAGCTGTGGACGCAGATTGATGAAAATTTCAATGTGAAAATGATTGGAAGCGTAAAGGGAATTTGCAGAATTGAGTTATTTGAAGACTTTTTCAGACAGATATAG
- a CDS encoding GTP-binding protein, with product MTKIDIFSGFLGAGKTTLIKKLLTEAYKGEQVVLIENEFGEIGIDGGFLKEAGIEIREMNSGCICCSLVGDFGEALKEVIEKYHPDRIIIEPSGVGKLSDVIKAVQKVEDAVDIKLNSFTTIVDVTKCKMYMKNFGEFFSNQIEYAGTIILSRTDTEKATEEKIVTAVEIIRSLNKKAAVITTPVEKLAGEKILDIMENNRSLEKELMEEEACPVCGGHHHEHEHHHHDHEECGCGYDHHHEHEHHHHDHEECGCGHDHHHEHEHHHHHHADEVFTSWGKETVKIYSQDEIKSILDTLSNDESYGMILRAKGMVEGKDGQWIYFDMVPGEADIREGSADYTGRICVIGSKIQEDKLSELFGI from the coding sequence ATGACAAAAATTGACATTTTTTCAGGATTTCTCGGTGCAGGAAAAACAACTTTAATAAAAAAACTTCTTACAGAGGCATATAAAGGAGAACAGGTGGTTCTTATTGAAAATGAATTCGGTGAAATCGGTATTGACGGAGGCTTTTTAAAAGAAGCAGGTATTGAAATTCGAGAAATGAACTCCGGTTGTATTTGTTGTTCTTTAGTAGGAGATTTTGGCGAGGCTTTAAAAGAAGTCATTGAAAAATATCATCCTGACAGAATTATTATCGAGCCGTCAGGAGTAGGAAAACTTTCAGATGTAATCAAAGCCGTTCAGAAGGTAGAAGACGCAGTTGACATAAAATTAAACAGCTTTACAACTATTGTGGATGTTACAAAATGCAAAATGTATATGAAAAACTTCGGTGAATTTTTCAGCAATCAGATTGAGTATGCGGGAACAATTATTTTAAGCCGTACAGATACAGAAAAAGCAACAGAAGAGAAGATTGTGACAGCAGTGGAAATCATTCGTTCTTTAAATAAAAAAGCAGCGGTAATTACGACTCCGGTAGAGAAATTAGCGGGAGAGAAAATTTTGGATATTATGGAAAATAACCGCTCTTTAGAAAAAGAACTGATGGAAGAAGAAGCTTGTCCTGTATGTGGCGGACATCATCATGAGCATGAGCATCATCATCACGATCACGAAGAATGTGGTTGCGGATATGACCATCACCATGAGCACGAGCATCATCATCACGACCACGAAGAATGCGGCTGCGGACATGACCATCACCATGAGCATGAACACCATCATCACCACCATGCAGACGAGGTGTTTACAAGCTGGGGTAAGGAAACTGTAAAGATATATTCACAGGATGAAATCAAGAGTATTTTGGATACACTTTCTAATGATGAAAGCTACGGTATGATTTTAAGAGCAAAAGGTATGGTAGAAGGAAAAGATGGACAGTGGATTTACTTTGATATGGTTCCGGGAGAAGCGGATATCAGAGAAGGTTCTGCTGATTACACAGGACGTATCTGCGTTATCGGCTCTAAAATTCAGGAAGACAAGCTGTCAGAATTATTTGGTATTTGA
- a CDS encoding GTP-binding protein, translated as MDEIRVPIYFMAGFLESGKSTFLDFTIAQDYFQIEGNTLLILCEEGEVEFDEKMLKKSRTSVEVLNSLDELTPERLVAYDAFYSPERVIIEYNGMWQVSKFEEMQLPKDWGIVQHIVTVDASTFQVYMNNMKSLFVEMVRNADMVLFNRCSMDMPLASFRRSVKVVNQGAEIIFEDEEGEIEDIFAEEMPFDVNADVIEIMDEDYGIWFIDAMDHPETYKGKKVAFTGMILKSREFPKNVFVPGRMAMTCCADDTSFIGYICKSPEAKNLRTGKWVKVVAEVDYEYVSSYHKEGPVLTAISLEPTEPLKQELVYFN; from the coding sequence ATGGACGAAATCAGAGTGCCGATTTATTTTATGGCAGGATTTTTAGAAAGCGGAAAATCTACATTTTTAGATTTTACCATTGCTCAGGATTATTTTCAGATAGAGGGCAACACCCTGTTAATTCTCTGCGAAGAAGGCGAAGTAGAATTTGATGAAAAGATGCTGAAGAAAAGCAGAACTTCCGTGGAGGTATTAAACAGCTTAGATGAATTAACACCGGAAAGACTGGTAGCTTATGATGCTTTTTATAGTCCGGAACGAGTGATTATAGAATACAACGGAATGTGGCAGGTAAGTAAATTCGAGGAAATGCAGCTTCCAAAGGACTGGGGCATTGTGCAGCACATTGTTACCGTAGATGCCAGCACCTTTCAGGTGTATATGAACAATATGAAATCCCTGTTTGTGGAAATGGTGAGAAATGCAGATATGGTATTGTTTAATCGTTGTTCTATGGATATGCCTCTGGCATCCTTCAGAAGAAGCGTAAAAGTAGTAAATCAGGGAGCAGAGATTATCTTTGAGGATGAAGAAGGCGAAATCGAAGATATTTTTGCGGAGGAAATGCCATTTGATGTCAATGCAGATGTAATTGAAATCATGGACGAGGATTACGGCATCTGGTTTATTGATGCTATGGATCATCCGGAGACTTATAAAGGCAAGAAGGTTGCTTTTACGGGTATGATATTAAAATCCAGAGAATTTCCCAAAAATGTTTTTGTTCCGGGAAGAATGGCAATGACCTGCTGTGCAGATGACACCAGCTTTATCGGATATATCTGTAAAAGTCCGGAGGCGAAAAATTTGCGTACAGGTAAGTGGGTAAAAGTTGTGGCAGAGGTGGATTATGAGTACGTTTCTTCTTATCACAAAGAAGGACCGGTGCTTACAGCTATTTCTTTAGAACCCACAGAGCCTTTAAAGCAGGAACTGGTATATTTTAACTAA
- the pth gene encoding aminoacyl-tRNA hydrolase: protein MLLIAGLGNPGKQYEKTRHNMGFDVVDELIDRHEIPQAGIAHKALYGKGIIGGEKVIVEKPLTYMNLSGESVREFIDYYKMDPETEMIVIYDDIDLEPGQIRIRKKGSAGGHNGIKNIIAQLGTQNFYRIKVGVGAKPKGWDLADYVLGRFSSKEREVVDAAIQDAADAVEMIIEKGIDAAMNHYNGSGKKKKEE, encoded by the coding sequence ATGTTATTAATAGCGGGACTTGGAAATCCGGGTAAACAATATGAAAAAACAAGACACAACATGGGTTTTGATGTTGTGGATGAACTGATAGACCGTCATGAAATTCCACAGGCAGGAATTGCTCATAAAGCTTTATACGGAAAAGGAATAATTGGCGGAGAAAAAGTAATTGTGGAAAAGCCTTTGACTTATATGAATTTAAGCGGAGAGTCTGTAAGAGAATTTATCGATTACTATAAAATGGATCCGGAAACAGAGATGATTGTCATTTATGATGACATTGATTTAGAGCCGGGACAAATTCGTATTCGAAAAAAGGGAAGTGCAGGAGGGCATAATGGAATTAAAAATATTATTGCTCAGCTCGGCACACAGAATTTTTACCGCATTAAGGTAGGTGTAGGAGCAAAACCAAAGGGATGGGATTTGGCTGACTACGTTTTGGGACGTTTTTCTTCCAAGGAGAGAGAAGTGGTAGATGCAGCTATTCAGGATGCGGCAGATGCGGTGGAAATGATTATTGAAAAAGGAATTGATGCAGCAATGAACCATTATAACGGTTCAGGAAAGAAGAAAAAAGAGGAGTAA
- the mfd gene encoding transcription-repair coupling factor, giving the protein MQVFMQPLENLKEFEEITQKLPKNEGILQLSGCVETQKAHIMYGLFEAMKKKTGQEKANCLIIAENDLKAKELYEDYRLYNREVMFYPAKDLIFFEADVHGNLLTKERMKVLAALLEKKGVTVITSMGGCMDYLLPLETIEKHVLHFQSDSPLDMDKLKKQLLGMGYEKNAQAEAPGQFSFRGGIIDIFPLTEDNPVRIELWGDEIDSIRSFDAESQRSIENLDEITIYPAAEMLLSDEVLKKGIKKIQKDRDAAVQKFRDAFLTEEAGRLKQVVTETLENLTEFHDFSAAEHFLRYFYKDVVTFTDYFDTENTLILLDETNRLLEQAQAVETEFRESMEHRLEKGYLLAGQTDLLISTRQIQQKINRKNCVSLCTIEQHKGDWDITEQYYITAKSVSPYNNSFELLVKDLKRFKKEGYGVLLLSGSRTRSARLAEDLRNEELNSFYTEDMDRVIEPGEIMTAFGHAKKGFEYPLIKFVVITESDIFGQEKKKKRKKSEYSGKRIQSFNELSIGDYVVHENHGLGVYKGIEKITVDKVAKDYIKIEYAGGSTLYILPNQLDMLQKYAGADARAPKLNKLGGQEWNKTKTKVRGAVKNIAKDLVRLYAARQATQGFQYEPDTVWQREFEEMFPFEETDDQLMAIQAAKQDMESKKIMDRLICGDVGYGKTEIAIRIAFKAAQEGKQVVYLVPTTILAQQHYNTFVQRMKDFPVRVDLLCRFRTPAQQKKTIADTQKGLVDILIGTHRVLSDDVKFKDLGLLIIDEEQRFGVTHKEKIKKLKENIDVLTLTATPIPRTLHMSLIGIRDMSVLEEAPMDRMPIQTYVMEYNEEMVREAISRELARGGQVYYVYNRVNDIDEVTNRVAKLVPEANVAFAHGQMQEHQLEKIMYSFINGEIDVLVSTTIIETGLDISNANTMIIHDADQMGLSQLYQLRGRVGRSNRTAYAFLMYKKNKMLKEVAEKRLHAIREFTDLGSGFKIAMRDLEIRGAGNLLGAEQHGHMQAVGYDLYCKMLDEAVREEKGLKQQEDFETAIDLEVNAFIPPKYIPNEYQKLDIYKRIAGIESEEEYEDMLEELMDRFGEPPKAVQNLLAIANLKALAHKAYIKEIKQNGTDVKITMFERAKIDGAGFPQILDKYKNNLKMKLDEVPYFMVSLKGRRPKEILDVLNILHDILMDFQELILK; this is encoded by the coding sequence ATGCAGGTATTCATGCAGCCTTTAGAAAATCTGAAAGAATTTGAAGAAATTACACAAAAGCTTCCAAAAAACGAAGGTATTTTGCAGCTCTCAGGCTGTGTGGAAACTCAGAAAGCCCATATTATGTATGGGCTTTTTGAAGCGATGAAAAAAAAGACAGGACAGGAAAAGGCTAACTGTCTGATTATTGCGGAAAATGATTTAAAGGCAAAAGAGCTTTATGAGGATTATCGTCTTTATAATCGTGAGGTTATGTTTTATCCTGCCAAGGATTTGATTTTCTTTGAGGCAGATGTACACGGAAATCTTTTGACAAAAGAAAGAATGAAGGTTTTGGCTGCGCTTTTGGAGAAGAAGGGCGTTACGGTTATTACCAGCATGGGAGGCTGTATGGATTACCTCCTTCCCCTTGAAACCATAGAGAAGCATGTACTGCATTTTCAAAGTGACAGCCCCCTTGATATGGATAAACTGAAAAAACAGCTTTTAGGAATGGGATATGAGAAAAATGCACAGGCGGAAGCACCGGGACAGTTTTCTTTTCGAGGGGGAATTATTGATATTTTCCCACTGACAGAGGACAATCCTGTGCGTATTGAGCTTTGGGGTGATGAGATTGACTCTATCCGAAGTTTTGATGCAGAAAGTCAGCGTTCCATTGAAAATTTGGATGAAATTACCATTTATCCGGCAGCAGAGATGTTGTTAAGTGATGAGGTTTTAAAAAAGGGAATAAAAAAAATCCAGAAAGACAGAGATGCAGCAGTACAGAAGTTTCGAGATGCTTTTTTAACAGAGGAAGCAGGCAGATTAAAGCAGGTGGTAACAGAAACATTGGAAAATCTGACAGAATTTCATGATTTTTCGGCAGCAGAGCATTTTCTGCGGTATTTTTATAAAGATGTAGTTACTTTTACCGACTATTTTGATACGGAAAATACGTTGATACTGTTGGACGAAACCAATCGTTTGCTGGAGCAGGCACAGGCTGTGGAAACAGAATTTCGGGAAAGTATGGAGCACAGGCTGGAAAAGGGGTATTTGTTGGCAGGGCAGACGGATTTATTAATCAGTACCAGACAGATACAGCAGAAAATAAACAGGAAGAATTGCGTTTCTCTTTGTACCATTGAGCAGCACAAAGGAGACTGGGATATTACGGAGCAGTATTATATTACGGCTAAATCTGTCAGCCCTTATAACAACAGCTTTGAACTTTTGGTAAAGGATTTAAAACGCTTTAAAAAGGAAGGGTATGGTGTGTTGCTGCTGTCGGGCTCCCGTACCCGTTCAGCACGTCTTGCCGAGGATTTGCGAAATGAGGAATTGAACAGCTTTTATACAGAGGATATGGACAGAGTCATTGAACCGGGAGAGATTATGACAGCTTTCGGTCATGCCAAGAAGGGATTTGAATATCCTCTGATTAAATTCGTGGTGATTACGGAGTCGGATATTTTCGGACAAGAAAAGAAGAAAAAACGAAAGAAATCCGAATACAGCGGCAAGCGAATACAGAGCTTTAATGAGCTTAGTATCGGAGATTATGTGGTTCATGAAAATCATGGACTGGGAGTTTATAAGGGAATTGAGAAAATTACCGTAGATAAAGTTGCCAAAGATTATATTAAAATTGAGTATGCAGGTGGAAGCACTCTTTATATTTTGCCTAATCAGTTGGATATGCTTCAGAAATATGCAGGAGCGGATGCCAGAGCACCAAAACTGAATAAACTTGGGGGACAGGAATGGAATAAGACTAAGACAAAGGTTCGTGGGGCAGTAAAAAACATTGCCAAGGATTTAGTTCGCCTGTATGCCGCAAGACAGGCAACACAGGGCTTCCAGTATGAACCGGACACGGTATGGCAAAGAGAATTTGAAGAAATGTTTCCTTTTGAGGAGACCGATGACCAGCTTATGGCAATTCAGGCTGCCAAACAAGACATGGAAAGCAAGAAAATCATGGACCGTCTGATTTGCGGTGACGTAGGTTACGGAAAGACAGAGATTGCTATTCGTATTGCATTTAAGGCGGCACAGGAAGGAAAACAGGTGGTTTATCTTGTACCAACTACAATTTTGGCACAGCAGCATTATAATACTTTTGTACAGCGAATGAAGGATTTTCCTGTAAGAGTGGATTTGTTATGCCGTTTCCGTACACCGGCACAGCAGAAAAAAACCATTGCAGATACCCAGAAAGGGCTGGTAGATATTCTGATTGGAACACACCGGGTTCTCTCCGATGATGTGAAGTTCAAGGATTTGGGGCTTTTGATTATTGATGAAGAACAGCGCTTTGGTGTTACTCATAAGGAAAAAATTAAGAAGCTGAAGGAAAATATTGATGTTCTTACTCTAACTGCCACACCTATTCCAAGAACACTGCACATGAGTCTTATTGGTATTCGTGATATGAGTGTGCTGGAAGAAGCACCTATGGACAGAATGCCCATACAGACTTACGTTATGGAATATAACGAGGAGATGGTGCGTGAGGCAATCAGCAGGGAGCTGGCAAGGGGCGGACAGGTTTATTACGTTTATAATCGTGTCAATGATATTGATGAAGTTACAAATCGTGTGGCAAAATTAGTGCCGGAAGCCAACGTAGCCTTCGCTCACGGGCAGATGCAGGAGCATCAGCTGGAAAAAATCATGTATAGTTTTATTAACGGAGAGATTGATGTGCTGGTTTCTACTACCATTATAGAAACAGGTCTTGATATTTCCAATGCGAATACCATGATTATCCATGATGCAGACCAGATGGGACTTTCCCAGCTCTATCAGCTAAGAGGAAGGGTTGGACGTTCCAACAGGACCGCTTATGCCTTTTTGATGTATAAGAAAAATAAAATGTTAAAGGAAGTAGCTGAAAAACGACTTCATGCTATCCGTGAATTTACGGATTTGGGAAGCGGATTTAAAATTGCCATGCGAGATTTGGAAATCCGTGGTGCAGGAAACCTGTTAGGAGCAGAACAGCACGGACACATGCAGGCAGTGGGTTATGATTTGTACTGTAAGATGCTGGATGAGGCTGTGCGGGAGGAAAAAGGACTGAAGCAGCAGGAAGACTTTGAAACAGCCATTGATTTGGAAGTAAATGCCTTTATTCCGCCGAAATATATTCCAAATGAATATCAGAAATTGGATATTTATAAGAGAATTGCAGGTATCGAGTCAGAGGAAGAATATGAAGATATGCTGGAAGAGCTTATGGACCGATTTGGCGAACCTCCAAAAGCTGTTCAGAACCTTCTGGCTATTGCTAACTTAAAAGCGCTGGCTCATAAGGCATATATCAAGGAAATCAAACAAAATGGCACTGATGTGAAGATTACCATGTTTGAAAGAGCAAAAATTGACGGGGCAGGATTTCCGCAGATTTTGGATAAATATAAGAATAATTTAAAGATGAAGTTAGATGAAGTGCCGTATTTTATGGTTTCTTTAAAGGGAAGAAGACCAAAAGAGATTTTAGATGTGCTGAATATTCTTCATGATATTTTAATGGATTTTCAAGAACTGATACTGAAATAA
- a CDS encoding peptidylprolyl isomerase, whose translation MNRTMKKLLCLTTAGVLGLSALAGCGSKKIDGTKPLLTGKEDTVTVGTGNLVLRMNQVQMMSYMSMMGGGTTGMWEQKTEDGKTYGEQTKDSVLEQLKAMMLLKEHAADYKVSVSDEEKKSIEEAVKKFMEANTKETIEKLSVQQSDIEQLLTLFTYQNKMYDPMTADVDTNVEDTEAAQSAITYCKVSTADKTNEDGTTTPLTDEEKNEKKAQAQSVLDKLLASDDPAMADVDTLAKEVDENLSALDTTFGAEDTLLDEKLLEAAKTLQDGQVYESVVEGENAYYVVRMDQVLDREATDAEKEQIVNERKQEAYQKLLDEWKEKAEITVNEKEWKKVTLSDNDVYTLKQPETEETPEEGTENTEGTQE comes from the coding sequence ATGAACAGAACAATGAAAAAGCTGTTATGCCTTACAACAGCAGGTGTGTTGGGATTATCTGCGCTGGCAGGCTGCGGAAGCAAAAAAATAGATGGAACAAAACCACTTTTAACAGGAAAAGAAGATACAGTAACAGTAGGAACAGGAAATTTGGTGCTTCGTATGAACCAGGTACAGATGATGTCTTATATGTCCATGATGGGCGGCGGCACAACCGGCATGTGGGAGCAGAAGACAGAGGATGGAAAAACTTACGGCGAGCAGACAAAGGACAGTGTACTGGAACAGTTAAAAGCAATGATGCTGTTAAAAGAACATGCGGCAGATTACAAGGTTTCTGTTTCTGATGAAGAAAAGAAAAGTATTGAAGAAGCTGTAAAAAAATTCATGGAAGCGAATACAAAAGAAACGATTGAAAAGCTTTCTGTACAGCAGTCCGATATTGAACAGCTTTTGACATTGTTTACTTATCAGAATAAGATGTATGACCCGATGACAGCTGATGTAGATACAAATGTGGAAGATACAGAAGCTGCTCAGAGCGCCATTACTTATTGCAAGGTAAGCACAGCAGACAAGACAAATGAAGACGGAACAACAACACCTCTTACTGATGAGGAGAAAAACGAGAAAAAAGCACAGGCACAGAGTGTCTTAGATAAGCTTTTAGCTTCTGATGACCCTGCTATGGCAGATGTAGATACTCTTGCAAAAGAAGTGGATGAGAATTTAAGCGCTTTAGACACGACTTTTGGTGCAGAAGATACTTTATTAGATGAAAAACTTCTGGAAGCGGCAAAAACATTGCAGGACGGACAGGTTTATGAAAGTGTTGTAGAAGGCGAAAATGCTTATTATGTAGTCAGAATGGATCAGGTTTTGGACAGAGAAGCAACAGACGCTGAAAAAGAACAAATTGTAAACGAAAGAAAACAGGAAGCATATCAGAAGCTTTTAGATGAATGGAAAGAAAAAGCTGAAATTACTGTAAACGAAAAAGAATGGAAAAAGGTGACTTTGTCTGATAATGATGTTTATACATTAAAACAGCCTGAGACAGAAGAAACACCGGAAGAAGGAACTGAAAACACGGAAGGTACACAGGAATAA
- a CDS encoding MATE family efflux transporter, giving the protein MDNRSSATLMTSGPIWKKIIAFAVPLFFGNLFQQLYNTADSLIVGNYLGSSALAAVSSSGNLIFLMVGFFNGIAIGAGVVVAKYFGAKKFDLVQRAIHTIVALGIVSGILLTVVGVAAAPQILVMMGTPAEVLPNSVTYFRIYFCGSLAFVMYNFLVGILQSVGDSKHPLIYLIISSIINIVLDLILVAGLGMGVGAAAFATVVSQFISALLCLLQLLKSPEEYKIHPSRIRMDWLMLRQIISNGLPAGLQNSIISLANVVVQSNINKFGQMAMAGCGSYSKVEGFAFLPITCFAMALTTFISQNLGAKEYQRAKKGAVFGVICSLSIAELIGVVIYFFAPQFLAAFNDTPQVIAYGTDQARIDALFYFLLAFSHCMAGILRGAGKSTVPMFVMLICWCIIRVSYITAAVHFIPDIHVIFWAYPLTWTLSSITFLIYFLKSDWIHGLEKQRIN; this is encoded by the coding sequence ATGGACAATCGTTCTTCAGCAACTCTTATGACCAGCGGTCCTATCTGGAAGAAAATCATCGCATTTGCTGTCCCACTGTTTTTCGGTAATTTATTTCAACAGCTTTACAATACTGCTGACTCCTTAATCGTAGGAAATTATCTGGGAAGCAGCGCTCTGGCAGCCGTAAGCTCGTCCGGAAATCTGATTTTCCTTATGGTTGGATTTTTCAATGGTATTGCCATTGGTGCAGGTGTTGTCGTTGCAAAATATTTCGGTGCAAAGAAATTTGATTTAGTGCAAAGAGCTATTCATACCATCGTAGCTCTCGGTATTGTGTCAGGAATTTTACTGACTGTTGTGGGTGTGGCCGCAGCGCCTCAGATTTTGGTGATGATGGGAACTCCTGCTGAAGTTCTGCCAAACTCAGTCACCTATTTCCGCATTTATTTCTGCGGTTCTCTGGCTTTTGTTATGTATAACTTCCTTGTGGGAATTCTTCAGTCTGTAGGTGACAGCAAGCACCCTTTAATTTATTTAATTATATCTTCTATTATTAACATTGTGCTGGATTTAATTCTCGTAGCAGGATTAGGCATGGGTGTAGGCGCTGCTGCTTTTGCTACTGTAGTTTCTCAGTTTATCAGTGCGCTCTTATGCTTGCTTCAACTTTTAAAAAGCCCGGAAGAATACAAAATACATCCGTCCCGTATTCGTATGGACTGGCTGATGCTCCGCCAGATTATTTCCAATGGTCTGCCGGCAGGACTGCAAAACTCCATTATTTCACTGGCAAATGTAGTTGTTCAGTCCAATATTAACAAGTTCGGACAAATGGCAATGGCAGGCTGCGGTTCCTATTCCAAAGTAGAGGGCTTTGCGTTTCTCCCTATCACCTGCTTTGCCATGGCGCTAACTACCTTTATCAGCCAAAATCTAGGTGCAAAGGAATATCAAAGAGCAAAAAAAGGGGCTGTATTCGGTGTTATCTGTTCTCTTTCCATAGCTGAATTGATTGGAGTTGTTATTTACTTCTTTGCACCCCAATTTCTGGCAGCTTTTAACGACACCCCTCAGGTTATTGCCTATGGAACAGACCAGGCACGTATTGACGCCCTGTTTTATTTTCTTCTTGCCTTCTCACACTGTATGGCAGGAATTTTGCGTGGTGCGGGAAAATCCACAGTTCCTATGTTCGTCATGCTGATATGCTGGTGTATTATCCGCGTAAGCTATATCACTGCAGCGGTACACTTTATCCCTGATATTCACGTTATCTTCTGGGCTTATCCACTGACATGGACGTTAAGTTCTATTACTTTCCTTATCTACTTCTTAAAGTCCGATTGGATACATGGATTGGAGAAACAGAGGATAAATTAA
- a CDS encoding endonuclease Q family protein, protein MFISDLHIHSKFSRATSKDCDLEHLEMWARKKGIQILGTGDFTHPVWQEEIREKLESAEDGLYRLKKEYRISDGFVPDTITPRFAVTGEISSIYKKGGKTRRVHSLLILPSLEKAQKLSEKLEKIGNLHSDGRPILGLPCKDLLEMLLETTEKGIYVPAHIWTPHFSMMGAFSAFSSPEECFEELTHYIHAVETGLSSDPAMNWRVPAIEKMQLISNSDAHSPSKLGREANLMEIEMSYNGLEKAIQTGEGLSGTIEFYPEEGKYHLDGHRKCQVCLTPKQTKEQGGICPVCGKKLTVGVLHRIEELADKEEGYIKEGAKPFEKLVPLMEIIAEDMGYSTASKKVFEKYQQALLKLGTEFEILREIPLEDIKRQMGETIAEGISHIRKGEVQCISGFDGEYGKIKVMEP, encoded by the coding sequence ATGTTTATATCAGATTTGCATATACATTCTAAATTTTCCAGAGCAACCAGTAAAGACTGCGATTTGGAGCATCTGGAAATGTGGGCACGAAAAAAGGGAATACAGATTTTAGGCACAGGAGATTTCACCCATCCTGTATGGCAGGAGGAAATAAGAGAAAAGCTGGAGTCTGCCGAGGACGGTCTTTATCGGCTGAAAAAAGAATATCGGATTTCAGACGGATTTGTGCCGGATACCATAACACCTAGATTTGCAGTTACAGGGGAAATCAGCTCTATTTATAAAAAAGGCGGAAAGACAAGGCGAGTTCACAGCCTGCTGATACTTCCCAGTTTAGAGAAAGCACAGAAATTATCGGAAAAATTAGAAAAAATCGGAAATCTTCATTCTGACGGACGTCCGATTTTAGGGTTGCCCTGTAAGGACTTGCTGGAAATGCTCCTTGAGACCACGGAAAAAGGAATTTATGTACCGGCACATATCTGGACACCGCATTTTTCTATGATGGGAGCATTTTCTGCATTTTCATCTCCTGAAGAATGTTTTGAGGAATTAACACATTATATTCATGCCGTGGAGACAGGCTTGTCCTCTGACCCTGCCATGAATTGGAGAGTTCCTGCCATTGAAAAGATGCAGCTTATTTCCAATTCTGATGCACATTCTCCGTCAAAACTGGGAAGAGAAGCTAATTTAATGGAAATAGAAATGTCTTATAATGGTTTGGAAAAAGCCATTCAGACGGGAGAAGGGCTTTCGGGAACCATAGAATTTTATCCTGAGGAGGGAAAATACCACCTTGACGGACACAGAAAGTGTCAGGTTTGTCTTACGCCAAAACAGACAAAGGAGCAGGGAGGAATATGCCCTGTATGCGGGAAAAAGCTGACCGTAGGCGTACTGCACAGAATAGAAGAGCTGGCTGACAAGGAAGAAGGATATATAAAAGAAGGAGCAAAGCCTTTTGAAAAGCTGGTTCCGTTAATGGAAATTATTGCAGAAGACATGGGATATTCCACTGCTTCTAAAAAAGTTTTTGAGAAATATCAGCAGGCTCTGTTAAAGCTGGGTACAGAATTTGAGATTTTAAGAGAAATTCCTTTGGAGGATATTAAGAGGCAGATGGGAGAAACGATTGCAGAGGGGATTTCTCATATTCGAAAAGGTGAGGTACAGTGTATTTCCGGTTTTGACGGAGAATACGGAAAGATAAAGGTTATGGAACCTTGA